From a region of the Oryza sativa Japonica Group chromosome 6, ASM3414082v1 genome:
- the LOC4341511 gene encoding protein IQ-DOMAIN 33 codes for MGLAGGIVRRVFSKSPCSSAGGGGRGCHNERGSADHKRRWSSLRLYLCGDEISAAAEDENDDDDDGTVSVKSFETCAMPQEPQAAALTVARPANGVDGVADAGGHPEEHGSMSIPIKDIAPPTAAEPATDSQVEAATMIQSVFRGFMARRQLQKLKCSENGCCTTDEPRSPTTASIAASVEVQVGESLSNLRLSDDSAAAAATSAQHRSSQRSRPQAFRVKEEWDDSTVSSNVSRMRMQSRIEATTRRERALAYAFSQQLRSCGGGGGGTTKKRAARSDQAEYNVGWSWLERWMATRQASSEASADDCMSKNAADAGSTAAAAGGRRVIVVRRRHDLGAGAGEEKESCGSNDVSVVSFDGSSGSLSCYKPGSKSRLRGGGRSLPRRKVASSDHRLHARSHKVSKKVHRRDQEQEREEAAAEAYDGNQPPTDY; via the exons AtgggcctcgccggcggcattGTCCGGCGAGTCTTCTCCAAGAGCCCCTGCTCgtcggccggcggtggcggccgtggTTGCCACAAT GAGAGGGGCTCTGCTGATCACAAGAGGAGATGGAGCTCTCTCCGGCTCTACCTCTGCGGCGACGAGATCAGCGCGGCCGCCGAGGAcgagaacgacgacgacgatgatgggaCGGTCTCCGTCAAGAGCTTCGAGACCTGCGCAATGCCGCAGGaaccgcaggcggcggcgctgacggTTGCTCGACCGGCGAATGGCGTGGAtggcgtcgccgacgccggcggccaccCTGAAGAACATGGGAGCATGAGCATCCCCATCAAAGACATCGCGCCTCCGACGGCGGCCGAGCCGGCCACCGACAGCCAAGTCGAAGCGGCGACGATGATCCAATCCGTGTTCAGGGGATTCATG GCGAGGAGGCAGTTGCAGAAGCTCAAATGCTCAGAAAACGGCTGCTGCACCACCGACGAGCCGAGGAGCCCTACTACGGCGTCCATCGCGGCGTCGGTGGAGGTCCAGGTCGGCGAGTCGCTGAGCAACCTCCGCCTCAGCGacgacagcgccgccgccgcggcgacgtcggcgcagCACCGGAGCAGCCAGCGGTCGCGGCCACAGGCGTTCAGAGTGAAG GAGGAGTGGGACGACAGCACGGTGAGCTCGAACGTGTCGAGGATGCGGATGCAGAGCAGGATcgaggcgacgacgcggcgggaGCGCGCGCTGGCCTACGCGTTCTCGCAGCAGCTgcggagctgcggcggcggcggcggcgggacgacGAAGAAGCGGGCGGCGCGGTCGGACCAGGCGGAGTACAACGTGGGGTGGAGCTGGCTGGAGCGGTGGATGGCGACGCGGCAGGCGTCGTCGGAGGCGTCGGCCGACGACTGCATGAGCAAGAACGCGGCGGACGctggctcgacggcggcggcggccggagggcggcgggtgatcgtggtgcggcggcggcacgacctcggcgccggcgccggcgaggagaaggAGAGCTGCGGGTCCAACGACGTGTCCGTCGTCAGCTTCGACGGCTCCAGCGGCAGCCTCAGCTGCTACAAGCCCGGCAGCAAGAGCCGCCTcaggggcggcggccggagcctGCCTCGCCGGAAGGTGGCTTCCTCCGACCACCGCCTCCACGCAAGATCACACAAg GTGAGCAAGAAGGTGCACCGGCGAGATCAGGAGCAGGAGAGGGAAGAAGCCGCGGCGGAGGCCTACGACGGCAACCAACCACCGACGGATTACTGA